Below is a window of Plasmodium sp. gorilla clade G2 genome assembly, chromosome: 14 DNA.
tcaaACAAGCCAAACGAATCCAACAAGAAGACAAagaacaacaacaacaataataataataataataataaaaataataataataatagtgcatcaaataaaaaaaactcCAAGAACAAGAAAAAAGTAGATAAATTAGActtaatattaaatgaatttaaaaatgatataaaaaatgtaaaggGAGAAAAGAACCAAAACTGCAATAAGTTATCAAACGGTGCTATAGAAACAAATAACATGcacaataattataataataatggtaGAATCCATTTTGATGAAGAGGAAATAagagaaattaaaaagaaaattatattaaatgaacatATGTTAGAAGAACAAGATAATAGTTCTATTAGATTGTTAAAAAATTGGCCACAAGTTGAAAAGACCTATCAAACGAATCCTCCGTCTATTCCTTTAGATTTAATATATGGAAAGGATGGAAAATATCCAGTAGGAGAAATtttagaatataataattataatttaagtGGTCAATCtttacaagaaaaaaaagaaagagaaaaattAAGTATTGATTATTATGAAGATTTAAGAAAAGCTGCTGAATGTCATAGACAAGTTAGAAAACATATGCAAGCATTTATTAAACCtggaaaaaaaatgatagatATAGCTCAAGAAACAGAAAGGAAAACAAAAGAATTAATACTAGctcaaaaattaaaatgtggCTGGGGATTTCCTACAGGTTGTTCATTAAACCATTGTGCTGCACATTATACTCCAAATTATGGAGATGAAACagttttaaaatatgatgatGTTTGTAAATTAGATTTTGGTGTTCATGTTAATGGTTATATAATTGATTGTGCCTTTACAATAGCatttaatgataaatatgataatttaataaaagcaACACAAGATGGCACAAATACAGGATTAAAAGAAGCAGGTATAGATGCTAGAATGTGTGATATTGGAGAAGCTATTCAAGAAGCTATTGAATCATATGAAATAGAattaaatcaaaaaatatatcctaTTAAAGCAATTAGTAATTTAAGAGGACAttcaattaataaatatattatacatggTGGAAAATGTGTACCTATagtaaaacaaaaagaaaaaaatgaaattatggAAGAAGGAGAATTGTTTGCAATTGAAACATTTGCATCTACTGGTAAAGGATTTGTTAATCATGAAAATGATTGTTCACATTATATGAGAAATCCAGAAAAACAATTTGTACCCATAAGATTAAATTCAGCTAAAACTTTACTTAAAGttattaatgataattttGATACTCTCCCTTTTTGTAATAGATGGTTAGATGATTTAGGACAAACAAGACATTTTATGGCTCTTAAAACTTTAATAGATCTAAATATTGTTGAACCATATCCACCTTTatgtgatataaaaaattctttCACTTCTCAAATGGAACACACTATTTTATTAAGACCAACATGTAAGGAGATACTTTCTCGTGGTCCCGActtttaacatataaataaataaataaataaatatatatatatatatatatatatatatatatatatatgaattattttattattatttccctTTAAATTAACGCACTAACATGTTACACTTGTAtagtgtatatttatattattattttttattatttttttttttttttttttggaaaattatttgtttaatatatatatatatatatatatatatatatcttttaattaatatataaaattttatattatactccaattatatttatttgtataacaACTTAGGGAATTCTCattaattattatgttcCATGTTTATTTAAGGCAATAATAAATGTTTGCCCATAcgcaaaaatattatacacacatatatatatatatatatatatatatatatatacatatatatattttttatttatttttattcttaaaatGAGGTTATTCAAAAAGTTATTATatgacaaaaaaagaaaaaggtaTTAAAagtgaaaattataaatatataaaaagaatatatgcaAAATAAGATAAgggataaataaatttatattataaataggtactaataaatataatacaaattattatagattttacaattttaaataaaaacaaatataataaattaacatAGAAGTGTAATGAAAgagattatttaaaaattaaaaagtgtaagtaaaataaataaataaaaagaaaaaggtaaaaaataaaaagctcaaacagaaatataaatattctctTATAtgcacataaaaataattatttcttaccttaatatatttatttattttattttattttatttcatttttttttttttttttgtatgtgTAAGGGAAAAATATTccaaacatacatatatacatacatatatttatatatatatataataatataatcataattattGATGGGCTAAAATTAAAAacttaattaaaaaaaaaaaaaaaaaaattgatattgttaaatatattatgtaatatatattatctattattttttgttgcCATTCTTTTTTCTAATTCCATTTGTTGTTGAAATTGTTGTCTAGGTGTTGGAGTAGTTTTACGTGTTAGAACAATCGAAACGATTTCTATTATAGCTAATAATACACCACCTACAATAGCATTTCTTGAAGCTGATCTCCATCCTCCTCTCATAGCTAAAACACCTCCTGTACAAAATCCACTTCCTATAGCATTCCAATgatcttctttttttctcatatatTGAAAAGCACAATCAAAACAACTAAATGTTCCACCCCATACAGCAAAATTACCACCTAATATAGGAGCTCTCATACGACTACTATATAAGGCACCACTTAATACATCACCCTTAGGACTATTTCTTGcaccttttaaaaaatgcCAAATATATCCACCTATACAACCCATACCAAATGCTCCACCCATGTCTTCAATTATTCTATCGGGACATGGTTCTCTTGCTAAATCTCTTTCTtgtaacatattttttttttttttttattaaaacatatcaataaatataactgtcataaaaaaatataagtagTGTAAAATACTATACTTATATTCtgtataacatatatatatatatataattgtaactatacatatatgtatattttatatatcttcaATTATGTTACTGTTATGAATTATATACGGTATGGAATTATCCTTGTTTactttttcttatatatattaatatattataatgcaTATGAGTATAATATTTAGTAAGCCTAATCAAAATTTTAATTCtacacaaaaaaagaaaaaaaaaaaataggaaGAGGGGAAAATGATGatcttaaaatatatatttctatatatcaagatatatataaataaatatatataaatatatatatatatatatatttatttatttatttattttcccttttttcctttttatttatttatttatataaatttcagTTTTTGTAAAATGAGTACCAAAAGTCATATTTTCTAAAATGATCATTTTGGAAATGTtacacttatatatattattatataaaaaaaaaaaataatacacatataggtattgttttatatatataaagaaaactaatcatataaatattatataatacaataaatactttttttttttttttttcaactaCAATTTTCCTTCTATTTTTTCACATTTTaagcaaaaaaaataaaatatatgtaaacataggtattatatacttattaattatttaattcaaaatataaatatatatatatatatatatatatatatattatataacaaatggTATACAcctttttattctttatttaattttttttctttaaaaaatgttataatattatataaataacattttgttattaaatatatataatatataatatatatatatttaacttTATAATCATATCtcttttttgatattttataaaaagaaaaaaaaaaaaaaaaaaagctttcacaaataaaatataacataatttACATTTCCTCAATAAAATTAGTATGATATAAACAGATAAAActttaacatataaatatatatatatatataaaatctttatgtttttttttttttttttttttttttttttcacatataaatattatattattttgattcaTTTACAATTTAACTATagatcatataatataatatctatatatgaaatgtacatatatatatatattatttaaatatttataatatatatataatttctgaTGTCactcataataatatggcgtaaattaaatattatgatcaaaataatgatattaaattCCTGtgagtatataataattttacctatatataaatatatacaccttatataatatatattatatatatgttatatatatatatatatatatatatatatatatatatttaagtgtatatataataaatacgtCCTTATCATCTTAATcataacacatatatattattataactgtactttttttttgtggttaatatattatatcttttaataattataataaatattaaataaattaaatattttaaataaaagtatTTTCTCTCATTTCTtaagtaatatttttaattaaagaaACCAAAAGTTATGAaaaacttttatttttaaatgtagaAGCATTTAGTTATTTTCACCATCACtttaacattatatatatatatatatatatatatgtatataataatgtaataataatataaaggctgaaaattataacatataaataaaacattgtAGGATATatgcaatatatatatatatatatatatatatatatatatatatatatgtatatatttttttatataatattaagtatatattttttatgctCTTGTActacaatatatttatctttatataataatatacatatttacattttcattattatgcataaaatataaataaaatatttttttaataaaatagaagaaaaaaaaatttgttattcaaaataatatatattttatgttatattaataatatttttctttataaggAAAAAGTTCATTGTGAAcacattttaaaattttataatatagttGAACATTAcactataatataaataaatatataatatatgtaagtaaataattatattttatataaatatttataatttgttaGCATTATATTGaagattttatatttaataatttttggaCTTTAaaactatataatatatatatttatactaattttttttttattttactttcacattaaatatatatatatatatatatgtttatttatttatatgattgtATAACAggatttaaaataaaaaaatatttttaaaaaaatataataacacatttgaatatatatagatagatatattttaattttacttAAATCCTACATTGTgtaaaataaagaaacaaTGAATTCTCTTTTAAGAAACACTTTAAATTCTTCTAAAGGTAAAATCTTTACCAAGTATTTGAACAATTCCTTTAATAAGGTAGCTAATTTAAATAGTAGAAAAGTTTCTAACTTTACAAAGTATGGAAAATGTGTACAGAAAATTGACAAAAATTTCAACACAATAAACAAGAGGAGCTTTTCTTCAAGTGAAGCTCAAAAATTATCGGAAGTTGTAAAAGCAGAAGTACAACATGAAAAGTCCAATTATGAAGCTCcagataatataaagaagTTTCTACAAACTTCAGGATGGAAATTTGAAGAACAAGAAGGAGATGTAAATATGGTATTAACCAAAAATGTTGATGgaatgaaaattattatcgACTTTCAACTTGTTTCTCCATTTCAAGCAGAAGGAGAAAATGAAGCTCAAGCAGAAATGACAGATTTTTCTGTAACTGTTGAAAAACCAAACCAAAACGGAGGTATAACTTTTTATTGTACAACTTtacaaaatgatgaaaaatttAGATATATGATAGGAAATGTAAAATACTATAAGAATGAAGAAGGAAAAAATTCCGTATCAGCTTATAATGGACCTGAATTTGAGGACTTAGATGATTCTCTACAAACATCTCTTGATGAATGGTTAGCTAATTTAGGAGTTGATTCAGAATTATGTGATTTCATTGATTCATGCAGTATTGATAAGGAACAAAGAGAATATATGTCATGGTTAcaaaatatttcaaatttTATTGAATcttaatatgtaaatatatgtatttttattttattttttttttttttaaccctTTAAtcaaaattaagaaaaaaaaaaatatgcacatacatatatatatatatatatatatatatatatatatatatatgtatatataatgggTATTtgattaatttattaaaattttataaatttaattagGAGACCTTTTAAagattatataatgaaatgtaatttaataatataaatgaataaactacatgtttttattaaattatgaacatattgtacatatatatatatatatgtatgtattattaatttgtGCTTTTTTCTctccatatataatatggaattttaaatcataaacattttaaatgttaataaaattataataaatatttaaacaaCTAGCTTTATCCTTCTTAAAaattatgtgtatatttgcacatttatgtttttttttttttttttattttattatttttttttttatgaaccgGTCATGTAAAATTACTATGTAAATagctataaataaaatagctattattattttatttattatttattaatttttttttttttttttaaataaatgtatcatttaaattattgaAATTTCCATAATTTTAgaatttcatataatattgtcttgtatatatatttaaatgataatatatatatgtgtgatttttttattttcttttggtTCTATTTAAGTTCGTTAttttatgattttattttatttctacaTAAATAAAGTCCTATACCTTTCAGTCAACAACGTTTATTggtacttaaaaaaaaatttaaaaatagacATATTttacaacaacaacaaaaaatattatattttatatattatatattatatattatttattatttatttttgtcgttatggaaattataaataaaaaggatgTTCTTGTAAACTATTTGAAGTTGTGTGGTAAGCATGATATGGTTAATGCTGTAATAAAATACTGTGATGATGATCACGGAATAGTTTTCAATAAACACCCTGCTcgaaatgaaaaaaagttTGGAACTATTTATGATTATGGTGTTTCTTCGCAATTTAGAGGGTGTGagaatatagaaaaattacAGAACTCAAAGGTATttcataaagaaaaaaatatttctaacCATTTAAATGATATCGTGTTGGAAAATTCAAAATGTGTTGATGATATACCTAGAGTTAAATGTTATGGTAAAGAGGAAAGTTCATTAGAGGGACTGGAAGAAAAGACGACTGTAAAACCTGTGAAatcttattataataaaaaaaaaacaaaaactaatttattaaataaacaaGACAATGCAATATCAGAAATAATTGATGATATATGTGAAGTTATAGCGCCTGAAGGAAAAGGAAAGTTTCTAAAATTTATTGGTGAAAATTATGTCTACATTTTATTGGAAAATGTAagggaaaataaaaaaaaaagaaaataaatgaaatatttatatatatttgtgtgaTTAGCTCACAttccatttatatatatatatatatatatatatatatatatatatgtatatgtatttatgtatattttattattcataggGAACTTATCATTGTTATCCACTTCATTTACTTAAGTTGAATCGTTctttcttaaaaaataattccaTGTTTACCTTAAAATTTGATTATAAGGATATGGCATTAAAACACGCAAGAAATCTTATTAAatgtaacatataaaattcgtattctttatatttttattttacttattatatgctattttattcatttatttattatatttattttttttttttttttaatatttctatgcagccaaaaataaaaaaatatataaacgtCCCAATTTAATAGCTGAGGATAATATGTTTCATGATAATTTTGTTGATTTTCCAAAAGAGATGGATTATCTAAAAgattacataataaaaaatgataataaatatttaacatcttgtttaaaagaaaatatggtTCATAGTGTATTAGACCATGGAAaatgttcatataataaagaaatctTCGATTGTTTACAAAATTGTAATGATGAGGTAAAGtattataaaagataaaaatatattactatttacctatattttttaattataccCATTTCTCTTattgtacttttttttctttttagatTAAACAAAATGTTAAGATTAAAAcattgaataatatatacaaattagagaattcaaaaaatatatacatatccCAGTAggttacaaaaaaaaaaaattaagagaaccaaatatagaaaattttaaatatgatctccaaaatgatatatatgccTAGTTAATAGAGTATTCGCTTTATCATATATTCAATGATATAACTTATAATgtgtaaatatatgtttatgtgTTTACAATCACAaatgatattttatatattcgactaaatatatttattatattatatgtattaatactattttttttttgtatgtatgtataatatttataaaccaaattatataaactgcttcaaatatatatatatatatatatatatatatatatatatatatgtattataagtatataaattttttttcttcatttttttttttttttttttttttttttggaaatgAAGAAActctttataatttaaaatatataacatatggtGTTCATAAATGCTATGATATCGGTTgaatacaataaaaaaaaaaaagtatacatgcataaaaaattaaaaaaaacataaaaatataaaataaagaaatgaaaataacTTAATATGCAATATTTAATgatatgatttatttatttgcttaaagatatgataaatatttttaaattgtaGATTTTCTAAATGTGTAATTCTAAtattaacttttttttttctttttttttgaaagtATATACATTGTTACATTGAAAAGGAAtagtattattaataaaattttctgtaaataaataaataaatatatatatatatatatattttgtacgCACAAATTGTATGTACTATATAactctttatatataatatatgtatatattcttatatatattcttacacattttattattcatcctatttatatattcttggGGTGTACTGTTAAAATCCACATTGTTATGGGATTTAATAagatttttcataatatatttgtaggtaatatattaaagaatgGTTATAAGAAAAGGTTAATGAATATAGATAAAAGAAGGTTCAATACCTTTAACAAATTAAGTAGATCGGAAGAATCTTATGTTATAAAGAAGgcagaaaaatatatgaattatgtTAAAGATGGATATGAATTAAAGGTTGGTATATGGTTAAGTACATGTagtttattaatattaggAATGATAAGTATAGGTGGATATACAAGATTAACAGAGAGTGGTTTATCAATAACTCATTGGAAATTTCGTGGTATAAAATACCCTagaaatgaagaagaatGGATTAAAGaatttgataaatataaaaatacaccTGAATATAAGGAGGTACATTATAATATGACATTAGaagaatataagaaaatattttttaatgagTGGTTACATAGAACATTTGGACGTGCTAttggtttattttttttaagtggtgcaagtttttttttatataaaaatgctttaaaaaaaaatatgataaaaaagttatcatttatatttctattagGTGGATTTCAAGGTCTAGTAGGTTGGTGGATGGTAAAAAGTGGATTTGATAAACCTACAACTGAAAATAAAACACCAAGAGTATCTCCATATAGATTATGTTTTCATCTTTTTTGTGCATCAGCAATGtatagttatatatttcttaattcTTTAACATTAATAGAACTTggaaaaatgagaaaaaatttTGCAAAAAGTCAATTACCTACATGGCCAGAATTTTTAAGAAATGAATTAATACATGAAAtgtatgaaaaaagaaatataacaaaacatATGAAATTAGGAATATTTGCTTTTACACTTTTGGTTTTATCTAATATTATGTATGGTGGATTTGTTGCTGGTAATGATGCAGGATATGCATATAATACATGGCCAAAAATGATAGATAAATATGTTCCTGATGATGTTatgaattttattaaaagtaaaaagaaaaaatatactcAATTATTTGAAAATACTGCAATAGTACAATTTAATCATCGAATGCTTGGATATTTAATTGTTTTAAACAgtttcttattatattactATTCAAAATCTTTAGCATTAAGtaaaaagacaaaaaaacTCTTTTCATTATTACCACTTTTAACAACCACTCAAATGATAACAGGTATACATATCTTGATTCATCATGTACCTATACAAATAGCTCTTGTCCATCAATTTGGAGGTTTCTGTATTTTAACAACCCTCTTACATTTGATAAAAAGGACATTCAAATAATCAcatgaaaataattacattaatatatatatatatatatatatatatatataattcttttaagtatattttttttatatatctattttttttcttatataaccTTAATTTTAAATCGTCCCCTATTCCTATTTTgtcaaaaaatatttgaatatatacaatatatataatatatatatatatatatatatatatatatatatattaatttttctatataaaaattaattaaaaatttatgaatttttttattgttttttatCTTTAGTATGAAATGATATTTCATTCATAAAAtagttttattataaaaattaaaaaattaaaaaaaaaaaaaaaaaaaaattgaatttatatgtatacaccttttctttttttttttttttttttatttatgaaacaaattattaaaaagaatattcaaaaaattattttttatttctttatatattacaatatataattattataatatgtttagTCCTTTTGCAGctacacatacatatatatatatatatatatatatatatatatatatatatttatttatttatttatttacccTTTATCATTTCAGCttgactttttttttaaaaaaggaatCTATCATGAGTTGATTTCTTGGGGGTTGTTGCAAAGGATGTTTTTTACCTTTTGCAAATGTTTCATTttgttgtattatttttttattagtttcttcttctttcattttttttaatttatcagaTATATCCTGAGGAGTGATTTGTTCGCAAAGGGATATGCATATAAATCCTTTGATAATTTGCCAAACGAATGTTCTTAAATTATGTgcattaaatttataatgtttcttattaaattctattaaataattatctacatattttttgtattcattatatttatctatttGTTGTTTATTTTGTTTCATTAATGTATAGATAGGATTTGTACTAGaaatatcattatcattaacattattattttgatatgatttatatttgtcTAATAGTTCTTGTTCTATACATTGAGAATAATCTGGGAatacaattttattttctattatataattgaatAAGATAATACactttaaattataaaatttacgAACTTTGTTAATGTTAggtttgtaataatatatattattttcatgtaATTCATCACATACATATTTCAATCTatcctttatattatttacattattttttaaaattaataacaaATTTTTTGTTACATCTTTTctcaattttatattatcctttataataaatattaaataatcttCTAAAGTTGTATAAGTATTATgtgtataattattatatataattgatataaatacaaataaggCATCTATTGGATAACAATAATATCCACAATCATTTTCTATAGTATAATTATTaacaaataatgatatataatttttattaattttttcactTTCATAACGTATTGTTTCGATTTTgggattataataatttctttctaataaaaataattcattagTTTCCtcattataatgataaagtACACTTTTTGAAGGTTCAGATATACTTGGtaattttataaagaaataatttttaatactaACCTTTCCATCatctttttcatctttttcaCTTATACTTGAGCAAAACagatgaaataaaaacacatttttatcatcattcattttaaaaaatttcttcttttcaattataaaacaagaaatatatatatatatatatatatatatatatatataatatcttattatattatttgttataaaaaataattatttggttaataattttttttctttttttttttttaagtcatcatttatatatgatgccttttcattttttatataatatcattttaatttttgccTTAcatcttaaaaaatatatatatgtgtattattatttatattcactTGAGCATTAAGAGGTAcaaatcttatatatatatatatatatatatatatatatgaataaattgtactctgtatacatataaaagcatgtacttttataaaatatatatttatatttctaatGAAAAGTTAATTAAGAAATTAACTATAAAAgcttatataaaatataagaaaccATAGGAGAGTCACTAATATAATTATCCCTTAAAAAAACCTAACggaaatataatgaataagaaaaatattaataaaaaaaaaaagaaaaaaaaaagaaaaaaaaagacgtataaataatatagggGAGATATTTTACTAATTGTAAATTTTAGAACACATGtctcttttttaattataataaatatgcatatatatattatatatatatttattcatttcaaTACCATAAAagtgtaaaaaaaatataattctgttcctttttaatttttaaaaatataatcaagTAAAtagaatttattttttatatttacattcaAAAGGGTATATTAaagtataataaatttagaATTACACATATGTATGTTATttatgttaaaaatatataaaccatatataaatgtaagttttatattatgtacaatatggaaaggaaaaaaaaatatatatacatgacttatgtgtatatataattttctttatataacaaaaggTCTTTCTTATAAAACTCATTTTAAATTGAGTAAGATACtcaagaagaaataaataaagaatccTGTTTTGTTCAAAAAATTTGTTATTTTCATCTgaacttttaatatatacataaattcgtattttttgaatttataAATCATTCTATCATTAAGATGACAGTTCaacaataaaattattctttcattctcgattttttttttttttattattcataccttaaataaaataatcttATACAATAATCACCTATTAATATAAGAcacaatattaatattgttcaaaatttttttgatttatataagaataaaaaaattatgaatggTGCAGGAAAAATTgtaacatttaaaaaaaaaaaaaaaaaaaaaaaaaaaaaaaaaaaaggttgaATATTACATGTATTGTACAGGTAATGTTGAAATGTCTTCATTTTAATACTTATGTAActgtatacatttttttttttttttattatatatgatgttTTTAGtagataatattaaatataaaaaagaaataagtacaatggatataaatatacatacatatatatatgtatatatatatgtatttttttatttcgaataattatatataaatctataCACGTTAGATCTTATCTTGATCTCATAAAAACGCACACACATAATATTTGCATTAACATGCACAGTatgatcatataataatagagTTAAAAAAaggtttttatttattaatccttatatgaaaaa
It encodes the following:
- a CDS encoding cytochrome c oxidase assembly protein, putative encodes the protein MGFNKIFHNIFVGNILKNGYKKRLMNIDKRRFNTFNKLSRSEESYVIKKAEKYMNYVKDGYELKVGIWLSTCSLLILGMISIGGYTRLTESGLSITHWKFRGIKYPRNEEEWIKEFDKYKNTPEYKEVHYNMTLEEYKKIFFNEWLHRTFGRAIGLFFLSGASFFLYKNALKKNMIKKLSFIFLLGGFQGLVGWWMVKSGFDKPTTENKTPRVSPYRLCFHLFCASAMYSYIFLNSLTLIELGKMRKNFAKSQLPTWPEFLRNELIHEMYEKRNITKHMKLGIFAFTLLVLSNIMYGGFVAGNDAGYAYNTWPKMIDKYVPDDVMNFIKSKKKKYTQLFENTAIVQFNHRMLGYLIVLNSFLLYYYSKSLALSKKTKKLFSLLPLLTTTQMITGIHILIHHVPIQIALVHQFGGFCILTTLLHLIKRTFK
- a CDS encoding mitochondrial acidic protein MAM33, putative, with amino-acid sequence MNSLLRNTLNSSKGKIFTKYLNNSFNKVANLNSRKVSNFTKYGKCVQKIDKNFNTINKRSFSSSEAQKLSEVVKAEVQHEKSNYEAPDNIKKFLQTSGWKFEEQEGDVNMVLTKNVDGMKIIIDFQLVSPFQAEGENEAQAEMTDFSVTVEKPNQNGGITFYCTTLQNDEKFRYMIGNVKYYKNEEGKNSVSAYNGPEFEDLDDSLQTSLDEWLANLGVDSELCDFIDSCSIDKEQREYMSWLQNISNFIES
- a CDS encoding mitochondrial import inner membrane translocase subunit TIM17, putative, with the translated sequence MLQERDLAREPCPDRIIEDMGGAFGMGCIGGYIWHFLKGARNSPKGDVLSGALYSSRMRAPILGGNFAVWGGTFSCFDCAFQYMRKKEDHWNAIGSGFCTGGVLAMRGGWRSASRNAIVGGVLLAIIEIVSIVLTRKTTPTPRQQFQQQMELEKRMATKNNR
- a CDS encoding ribonuclease H2 subunit B, putative, with product MNDDKNVFLFHLFCSSISEKDEKDDGKVSIKNYFFIKLPSISEPSKSVLYHYNEETNELFLLERNYYNPKIETIRYESEKINKNYISLFVNNYTIENDCGYYCYPIDALFVFISIIYNNYTHNTYTTLEDYLIFIIKDNIKLRKDVTKNLLLILKNNVNNIKDRLKYVCDELHENNIYYYKPNINKVRKFYNLKCIILFNYIIENKIVFPDYSQCIEQELLDKYKSYQNNNVNDNDISSTNPIYTLMKQNKQQIDKYNEYKKYVDNYLIEFNKKHYKFNAHNLRTFVWQIIKGFICISLCEQITPQDISDKLKKMKEEETNKKIIQQNETFAKGKKHPLQQPPRNQLMIDSFFKKKVKLK
- a CDS encoding methionine aminopeptidase 2 yields the protein MNKNNNKGSVKKNSNSKKKTSTNLNNMNNMNNISSKKNIKNGNVNDEITTATSSNHINTILNGNNEEIKDVQVVSNLNIDNKREDNNSKMNIQGEETVNNETNNNQANNKDGESKINLKNNKSNKPNESNKKTKNNNNNNNNNNNKNNNNNSASNKKNSKNKKKVDKLDLILNEFKNDIKNVKGEKNQNCNKLSNGAIETNNMHNNYNNNGRIHFDEEEIREIKKKIILNEHMLEEQDNSSIRLLKNWPQVEKTYQTNPPSIPLDLIYGKDGKYPVGEILEYNNYNLSGQSLQEKKEREKLSIDYYEDLRKAAECHRQVRKHMQAFIKPGKKMIDIAQETERKTKELILAQKLKCGWGFPTGCSLNHCAAHYTPNYGDETVLKYDDVCKLDFGVHVNGYIIDCAFTIAFNDKYDNLIKATQDGTNTGLKEAGIDARMCDIGEAIQEAIESYEIELNQKIYPIKAISNLRGHSINKYIIHGGKCVPIVKQKEKNEIMEEGELFAIETFASTGKGFVNHENDCSHYMRNPEKQFVPIRLNSAKTLLKVINDNFDTLPFCNRWLDDLGQTRHFMALKTLIDLNIVEPYPPLCDIKNSFTSQMEHTILLRPTCKEILSRGPDF